Proteins from a genomic interval of Nasonia vitripennis strain AsymCx chromosome 3, Nvit_psr_1.1, whole genome shotgun sequence:
- the LOC116416794 gene encoding uncharacterized protein LOC116416794, translating into MCMDWKLGGSANEVVNSKSSTLLIRYKKQTIPKASCNSHFSQPLIILPTGHLDMNTHIFYSVWTFVCLAEKQEFHHLVPKVCHFLWKKRNRSTVSSLVRKSQRKEAHFVWTAYICSFSTLAIRYSGGSQRSYCSALAAR; encoded by the exons ATGTGCATGGACTGGAAACTTGGAGGTTCCGCGAATGAGGTGGTGAATTCGAAGAGTAG TACACTCTTAATAAGATACAAGAAACAAACTATTCCAAAGGCTTCATGCAACAGTCACTTTTCACAGCCTCTGATCATTCTTCCAACTGGGCACCTGGACATGAATACACATATATTTTACTCGGTTTGGACTTTTGTCTGTTTGGCAGAGAAACAAGAATTCCATCATCTTGTTCCGAAAGTTTGTCACTTTTtatggaaaaaaagaaatcgaagCACAGTAAGCTCTTTGGTTCGGAAAAGCCAACGCAAAGAGGCGCATTTCGTTTGGACTGCATATATATGCAGTTTCTCAACTCTTGCAATTCGGTACAGTGGAGGTTCGCAAAGGAGCTACTGCTCTGCCCTGGCCGCTCGTTAG